The proteins below are encoded in one region of Chiloscyllium plagiosum isolate BGI_BamShark_2017 chromosome 7, ASM401019v2, whole genome shotgun sequence:
- the cxcr4a gene encoding C-X-C chemokine receptor type 4a — protein sequence MGEDSEYDELYYRLAYDASYPNDTDVYNYTYPEGALCDGESAYFKSIFLPCVYSLVFVLGVVGNGLVVVIMGYHGRVRTMTDKYRLHLSVADLLFVLTLPFWSIDASHNWYFGDAMCKIVHIIYTVNLYSSVLILAFISLDRYYAVVHATNSTGPRKLLADRLVYVGVWLPAMLLTVPDMVFANTRNLAERVVCERIYPEDTYQFWMVTFRIQGIAVGFVLPALVILICYCIIISRLSRSTGLQKRKALKITIILIVTFFCCWLPYYIVISIDTVMLMKGSAYSCDLEQIVITSMGITEAIAFFHCCLNPILYAFVGVNFKTYTRRVFSHSDTRCSSLKKLKSKDRRGAHPSVSTESESSSLQSTC from the exons ATGGGTGAAGATTCAGAGTACGATGAACTG TATTATCGCCTAGCTTATGATGCCAGTTATCCCAATGACACTGACGTGTACAATTACACATACCCAGAGGGTGCCTTATGCGATGGAGAAAGCGCCTACTTTAAAAGTATCTTCTTGCCGTGCGTTTATTCGCTGGTATTTGTTCTGGGCGTGGTgggcaatggcctggtggtggTCATCATGGGTTACCATGGAAGAGTGCGCACCATGACGGACAAATACAGGCTGCACTTGTCGGTGGCTGATTTGCTCTTTGTCTTGACCCTCCCGTTCTGGTCTATCGATGCGAGTCACAACTGGTACTTTGGAGACGCGATGTGCAAAATCGTGCACATCATCTACACCGTCAATTTGTACAGCAGCGTGTTGATTCTCGCCTTCATCAGCTTGGACCGCTACTATGCGGTCGTGCACGCAACCAACAGCACGGGACCGCGGAAACTGCTGGCTGATCGGTTAGTGTATGTGGGAGTCTGGTTACCTGCAATGCTGCTCACCGTGCCCGACATGGTGTTTGCTAACACCAGAAATCTCGCCGAGCGGGTGGTGTGTGAGCGCATTTACCCCGAAGACACGTACCAGTTCTGGATGGTGACTTTCCGAATCCAAGGCATCGCGGTGGGCTTTGTCCTGCCCGCTCTGGTCATCCTCATCTGTTACTGTATCATCATCTCCCGGCTGTCCCGTTCCACCGGCTTGCAGAAGCGCAAAGCCCTGAAAATCACCATCATCCTGATCGTCACCTTCTTCTGCTGCTGGCTGCCCTATTACATCGTCATCTCCATTGACACGGTGATGCTCATGAAAGGCAGCGCCTATTCCTGCGACCTTGAGCAGATTGTGATCACCTCGATGGGCATCACTGAAGCCATTGCCTTCTTCCACTGTTGCCTCAATCCCATTCTGTACGCTTTTGTTGGGGTTAACTTCAAAACTTACACTCGAAGAGTTTTCAGCCACTCTGACACCAGATGCTCCTCTCTTAAGAAACTCAAAAGCAAAGACAGGCGAGGAGCCCATCCGTCAGTTTCTACCGAGTCTGAGTCTTCCAGTCTTCAGTCAACTTGCTAA